The Plasmodium berghei ANKA genome assembly, chromosome: 8 genome has a segment encoding these proteins:
- a CDS encoding plasma membrane protein 1 gives MTINIRWSSNIWYLTTIFLLIISIKNILIKCFNHEGHEAIGMVTMSGLKNNQLYELKKILNGKDIVDIGRWCHLVHSKIKGAESMHYNLQNNDCQKAIFKCEDENGLCLINSIKYFYNKLMETPNSSNYSDNENEKTKEIPNKIIFKYPKNINFTDSDSLKYLVSLIADMHQPLRISYKYDNGGRNIKIYYRNNQGAKIKSTLFEYIENDLINKMIEKYQSSWYSGWTHINRIYDQHKKDEILFKEKGINAIEIWATEIVNDFCYDFYLNNYVSSFLTNVKNELHFNTNKEIDIPKDLEFQFERLIKLNILKAGSRISIILNHIFANKSFSNFRKISELDKGQYDKLENYNSSSTYKRNALLINLAILLSIVVIILYYNFVINKKRKTLLPNKMVEVELKNKSN, from the exons ATGactataaatataagaTGGAGTAGTAATATATGGTATTTGACAacgatttttttattaataattagcataaagaatattttgataaaatgcTTTAATCATGAAGGACATGAAGCAATTGGAATGGTGACAATGTCAGGATTAAAAAACAATcaattatatgaattaaaaaaaatattaaatggAAAAGATATTGTTGATATTGGAAGGTGGTGTCATTTAGTTcatagtaaaataaaaggagCAGAAAGTATGcattataatttacaaaataatgattGTCAAAAAgcaatttttaaatgtgaagatgaaaatggattatgtttaattaattcaataaaatatttttataacaaaTTGATGGAAACACCAAACTCTTCAAATTATAgtgataatgaaaatgagaaaacaaaagaaataccaaataaaatcatttttaagtatcctaaaaatattaattttactGATTCAGATTccttaaaatatttagtaTCATTAATTGCTGATATGCATCAACCATTGAGGATTTcgtataaatatgataatgggggaagaaatataaaaatttattatcgTAATAATCAGGGTgctaaaataaaaagtactttatttgaatatattgaaaatgatcttataaataaaatgattgaaaaatatcaaTCATCATGGTATAGTGGATGGACACATATTAATAGAATTTATGACCAACataaaaaagatgaaattttatttaaggAGAAAGGTATCAATGCCATTGAAATTTGGGCAACAGAAATAGTAAATGATTTTTGTTATGATTTTTATcttaataattatgtttccagttttttaacaaatgtAAAGAATGAATTACATTTTAATACGAACAAGGAAATAGATATACCAAAAGATTTAGAATTTCAATTTGAGAGATTAATTAAacttaatattttaaaggCTGGTTCACGAATTTCGATTATATTGAATCATATATTTGCTAACAAAagtttttcaaattttagaaaaatatcaGAGTTGGATAAAG GACAATATGATAAActtgaaaattataactcCTCATCTACATACAAAAGAAATGCATTACTCATAAACTTGGCAATACTTTTATCTATCGTG gtaataatattatactaCAACTTCGTAATTAATAAGAAACGCAAAACATTATTGCCTAATAAGATGGTGGAAGTTGAGCTAAAGAATAAATCCAATTAA
- a CDS encoding apicoplast integral membrane protein, putative, which yields MARMRAVFLFVIITIFIGDIIGEKYKNIKKYKIVRSYICNQYNSGNIFYTANGKKKILNKYRIKYNIKIKSLNVLLNIKEINLIKNVNFLSSINMVTSLSSIFIFMHILNYFKLINNTHRNALLDITDKICSKIFLFNTINDIINTNFQKNIPKYFIIGLFSITQFIFHTLFSNVMACLFYSRDKQNGEKIIEKKNITKCEDNNEDNSYSLETSLSKCNAVSNYLKTKNEDILNKNYQNGSLRNDINNSKQIETNAIEKTNNMNNVSLLKHVCTLSHTGLIPMYVFNYMLKKLNYKNDNINIMINFYNLFNGIISKIYVNYFIKNSNIENSGDSSSTDKKINKWCTPLALLNSVFNNSFSYFLLISIFLKFIDKTNTIYEKSLKKILLMFNNILPPSILIIISNIIYDGLKDNSKISLKDLFFILNNKYVLIPSFFFFLSHLNDYFKVFEISKNLHLFLLIQAMTPPNYNIYFLSERISKLQNIKKTLCMSYPIYLIPLFIYSFILFEYFKNKL from the exons ATGGCAAGGATGCGCGCAGTTTTTCTGTTCGTAATTATCACAATATTTATTGGAGATATAATAggagaaaaatataaaaatataaaaaagtacAAAATAGTAAGAAGTTATATATGCAACCAATATAATAGtggtaatatattttacacaGCAAATgggaagaaaaaaatattaaataaatataggataaaatataatataaaaataaaaagcctcaatgtattattaaatataaaagaaataaatttaataaaaaatgtaaattttttatcgtCTATAAATATGGTTACAAGCTTAAGtagtatatttatttttatgcatatactaaattattttaaattaataaataatactCATAGAAATGCATTACTCGATATTACAGATAAAATTTGttcaaaaatttttttgtttaatacaataaatgatataataaatacaaatttccaaaaaaatattccgaaatattttattattggtcttttttcaattacacaatttatatttcacACACTTTTTTCAAATGTAATGGCTTGTCTGTTTTATTCGAGAGACAAACAAAATggagaaaaaattatagaaaaaaaaaatataacaaaatgtgaagataataatgaagataATAGCTATTCGTTGGAAACAAGTTTAAGTAAATGCAACGCGGtatcaaattatttaaaaacaaaaaatgaagacattttaaataaaaattaccAGAACGGTTCATTAAGAAacgatataaataattctaaACAAATCGAGACGAACGCGatagaaaaaacaaataatatgaataatgtCAGTCTACTAAAACATGTATGTACATTAAGCCATACAGGACTTATACCTATGTATGTGTTTAATTATATgcttaaaaaattgaattataaaaatgataatataaatataatgattaatttttataatttattcaaTGGGATTATTTCGAAGATATAtgttaattattttatcaaaaatagtaatattgaaaatagtGGCGACTCATCTAGCACcgacaaaaaaataaataaatggtGCACCCCATTAGCTCTACTTAATAGTGTATTCAACAATTCGTTTtcttattttcttttaatttctatatttttaaaatttatcgacaaaacaaatacaatatatgaaaagtcactaaaaaaaattttgttaatgTTTAACAATATATTGCCTCCATCTATacttataataatatcaaatataatatatgatggattaaaagataattctaaaatttctttaaaagatttgttttttatattaaataataaatatgtctTAATTCCTtccttctttttttttttatcgcATCTTAATGATTATTTTAAAGTGTTTGAG aTTTCCAAAAATTTACATCTCTTTTTACTAATTCAAGCAATGACCCCTCCGAAttataacatatattttttaagt gaaagaatttcaaaattacaaaatataaaaaagacaTTATGTATGTCATAtccaatttatttaattccactgtttatttattctttcatattatttgaatattttaagaataaattgtag